CGGGGAGGCCTGACACATCACCAGCCCGCTGCCTCCCCCGCGTCATGAGCGGTTCCGGTCCGGTAGGCGCCCGGCGGTGTGCCGTACCGCTGCCGGAAGACCCGGTTGAAGTGGAAGGGGCTCGGGAAACCGGAGGCCGCGGCCACCCGTTCCACGGGGAGGTCGGTGGCTTCCAGAAGCCGGGCCGCGTGCAGCAGCCGGGCGTCGCGCAGGGCCCGCATCGGGGAGCGGCCGAGCTGCTCGGTGAAGAGGTGGGCGAAACGGGACGGGGAGAGGGACACGGCCTCGGCGAGTGACCGTACGGTGTGCGGTGCGGCGGGGTCGGCGGCGATCAGGGATGCGGCCCCGTGGATGCGTGGGTCGACGCCGGAGCGGCGTGCCTCCGCCCGGGCGGTGGCGAGCAGGACGATCTCCTCCAGGGAACAGAGGGCCAGCTCACGGGCGGCGGCGCCGTGCGCGACCGCGACCTCGCCGTCGGAGGGGTCCGCGGGGCTGGGCGGTGGGCCGTCGCCCGTCCAGCGGGCGTCGGCGAGCATCCGGCGGAAGGCGGCCTCGATGCGTACCGCGGTCCGTTCCCTGCGGACCTGGCTCTCCTCCATGCGGGCCTGGCTCCGCACTCCGCCGCCTGCCTCGCTCCGCGCTCCGCGTGCCTCGCTCCGCACACCGCCCGCCTCGCTCAGCTCGACGCGTGCCTCGCTCCGCACGCCGCCCGCCCCGCCCCGCTCGACGAGCGCCCGGCTCCACGCGGGTGCCACCGCGTACAGCCCGTCGTCGAGGGCGTACGGCCGTAGCCACGCCGGCCAGGAGGCTCGGGCCTGGCAGTGCACCCACCAGAACGCCCAGTGCCCGGCGCCCGGTTCGACCGCGTAGTGGTGCGGCACGCCGGGCCCCTGGACCACCAGATCCCCGGCACCGGCCACCGTCAGCGCCGCCCCTTGCGCGAGCCGTCCCCGTCCGCCCGTGGTCCAGGTGAACAGCCAACTGTCCGCACCGCGCGGCCGGTTGACGCGGTACCCCGGTCGCTGGTCGAAGCGTCCGATGGTCACGAGGCCGGGCGGCGGGCACGGGTCAGCAGGCTCGGACAACTCCTCAGCACGCACAGGCATCCTCCCGAAAGGGGCACCGACCTAGCGTGAGGCACCGGGGACACCGGTGAGAAGGGACAGGGCGGATGACAGTCAGAGACATCAGCCGGCTCGGGGAGTTCGAGGCGAACGGCTTCACGGTGGTGCGGGGACTGTTCGATGCCTCCGAAATCGACGAGCTGTGCGCGGAGTTCACGGCGCTCCACGCCGCCGGACCGGTCCCGGGACACTTCGAACCCCGCCCCACGGAGACCAGCGGCCTGGACGATCCGCTGCACGCCTACCCCCGCGTCCTGCATCCGCACCGCATCAGCGCTCTGTCACGGCGCTGCCTCCTCGATCCCCGGTTGCGGGACATCCTGGAGACCCTGCTGGGCGAGGAGGTCCTGGCCGCGCAGAGCATGTTCTACTTCAAGCCGCCCGGCGCCCGTGGCCAGGCGCTGCACCAGGACAACTTCTATCTGCGGGTCGAGCCGGGCACCTGCGTGGCCGCCTGGATCGCCTGCGACACGATCGACCGCGAGAACGGCGGCCTGGAGGTCGTCCCGGGCACGCACCGCATGGACCTGTTCTGTCCGGAGGAGGCGGACGCGGCGCTGTCCTTCGCGCGCGAGTACGTTCCGCCGCCGCCCGGCCTCGCCGCCGTCCCCGTCGACATGGAGCCGGGGGACGTCCTGTTCTTCAACGGCAGCCTCGTACACGGCTCAGGCCCCAACCGCAGCCCCGACCGCTTCCGCCGCTCCTTCATCGGCCACTACGTGGGCCGCTCCACACAACGCATCGCACGCTTCTACCGGACGCTCACGATGAGCGGGGCCCCCGTCGCCCTGCCCGAGAGCGAGGGCGGCGGGCCGTGCGGCACGGGGTTCGCGGCGGCGGGTCCCCACTGAGGGCCGGTCACGCGGCGGATCCGGGGATCGTCCGGGAGGTGAAGTCGAGGATCGCGTCGGCGACCGCCCTGGGGTTCTCCAGGAGCATCGCGTGGCTGCCGTCGATCTCGGCGACCGTCACATCGGCGCGCTGCTCGGCCAGTTGGGCGAGATCCCGGGCAAGGCCCTGCGCGTACGCCCCCATCAGTTCGCCGAGCCATTCCATACCGGGAATCGGCGGTCCGGGTCGCAGCGCACGCCCGAGCAGCAGCGGTACGGCCACCCGACGGAAGAGGGCGAACGGGTCGAGTGACTCGACGGCGTTCAGCATCTCCCGTGCGTGTTGGCGTTCCGGCCGCGGCTCCAGTCGGCCGTCCGGCCTTTCGCGGAGGGAGCGCAGGACGCCCGCCTCCAACAGCTCGTAGGGGATGCCCAGTTGCTGCGACATCGCGCGCTCCCGGGCGAGCCGCCCCTTCAGCCCGTCGGCGGGGAGCGGCTCGCCGGACGCCGTCTCCGCCGCCTTCCGCACCTGGGCGAGCCGTTCGCCGACGTACGCGGGGTCGAGGCCCACGTACTGGTCGAGGCGGCCCCACGCGTATCCGTCGAGGTTCACCGCGCCGGGCGTGATGTGCGGGTGCTCCAGGGCGTACTGGACGGCGATCAACCCGCCGAGGGAGTGCCCGACGGGCAGCGCGCCGGGGATGCCGTACTCCTCGAGGACCGCCTCGATGTCCCCGAGCACATGGGGGAAGTCCCAGGTGCCGGACGGTGAGAGACCGTGTCCGCGGAGGTCGACGGCGAGGACCCGGTGCCGGGGGACGAGGAGCGGGGCGACGGCCGCCCAGTCGGCAAGGGTGCGTCCCGCGCCGTGCACGAGGAGCAGGGGTGGGCCGTCGCCCCCGTGGTCGTGAACAGCCAGTGCGATGCGGTCTCCGGTCATGTCCTGACGATACGGGTCATGTCCTGACCGGAGAGGTTCGGGTGCAGCGGGCCGCCGCCTGGCGTGGTGCCTCTGCCGCCGCGGGCTTGACGAGGGTGTGTCCGCACGCTTTGATCACGGCGTGCTGTGGTGCGACCCGGCACGCAGAGGTGCGCCCAGCCGGTAGCGGACTCGGTCCAAGTCCGGCCACAGTCGCCAGGATCGCGGGAAGCGTCCGAGGCGGGGTCGTACTCGCGATTGATGGAGTGGACATGTCCGTCACGCGTGTTTCCCGCGTCGGGGGTCCGGGGACGGCGGCTGTGCTGGCGACTCTGCTGGCGCTGACCGGCTGTGGTGCGGAGAAGGACACGGGCGCCGGGTCGCACGGATCGCCGGCGTCCGCCAAGGCCCCGGCGACCTCCTCGAAGCCCACGCCGAAGACCGCGTCGCCCCCGACGGCGGTCGAACTCCCTCCGCTGCACGCGGACTTCGACTACCAGATCGGCGGCGCCTATCCCCCGCCCTCCGGCGTCCGTATCGTCGCCCGCGACCGTACGGCGTCCCCCGCGCCCGGCCTCTACAACATCTGTTACGTCAACGCCTTCCAGGCGCAGCCAGGCGCCGAGGAGTCGTGGCCCGCCGACCTGCTGCTGCGCGACGCGCACGGCAAGCTGGTCGTCGACGAGGACTGGGACGAGGCGCTGCTCGACATCGGCACGGCGGCCAAACGGCAGCGCGTGGCCGCGCGGATCAACCAGTGGATCGACGGCTGCGCCGACAAGGGCTTCGACGCGGTCGAGCCCGACAACTACGACAGCTACACCCGCTCCCGGAACCTGGTGACCGCCGACGACGCCACCGCGTTCATCAGCCTGCTGTCGGCGCACGCGCACGCCCGGAATCTGGCCATCGGCCAGAAGAACACCGTGGAACTGGCGGCTCTCAGGTCCCGGACCGGGCTCGACTTCGCGGTGGCGGAGGAGTGCGGCGCGTACGACGAGTGCGGGGTGTACGCGAAGGCCTTCGACGACCGGGTGGTCGTCGTCGAGTACACCGACAGCGGTCTGCGCAAGGCCCGTTCGGGCTTCGGCGACCGGCTGAGCATCGTACGCCGGGATGTCGATGTGTCGACGCCCGGCAGCGAGGACTATGTCCGCCGGACCCGCTGACGAAAGACGTGACGGCGTCCGCGTTCATGCGGGCGCTCCATCGGCCGGAAATCCGGGCGGAGGCGGGCCAGGGACGGCACGCTTGAGCCACTGATGAGCAGGCTCGTACGGAACGGACGTAACCAAGGGCATGCCGACATTCATGGCCAGCAGGCGCGGGGACCGTGTGCCCGTGAGCAGCACGGAGCCGCCGAGGCGATGCGAGGGGCTGGGGCGGCACCGGCGGTGGCTGTTCGTGGTGGCCGTGGTCGCGCTGCTCGTGGAGATGGCGGTCGCGATGGTCACGACGGCCGTGGAGCAGACCCCCACGATCGACGAACCCGTGTACGCGGGCACGGCGGTGGTCTACGTCCAGCAGCACAGCCTGCGCTACAACCCCGAGCATCCACCGCTCGGCAAACTGATCATCGCGAGCGGGCTGGTGTTCGCCCGCCCGCACTTGGACGCGGACTTCCAGGGTGACCAGACGGAGCTGGGGCGGCGTCTGCTGTACGAGTCGGGCAACGATCCCTGGCGGGTGATGCTGTGGGCGCGGCTGCCGGTGATCGTGCTGACGCTGCTCTTCGGCCTGGTCGTCCTCGCGTTCGCCCGTGAACTGACCGGCCGTGCGGGCGGGTTGGTGGCGCTCGCGCTGTACGCGTTCTCCCCCGACGTCATCGCGCACGGCTCGCTGGCCACGCTCGACGCACCGGCGTCCGGTTTCCTCCTGACGTCGGTGTGGCTGGTGTGGCGGGCGAGGGGGCGTCCGCTGCTCCACCTGCTCCTGGCCGGTGCGGCGCTCGGCGCGGCGGTGGCCACGAAGATGAGTACGCTGCCCGCCGTTCCGGTGCTGCTGCTCCTGGCGGTGGCGTCCGTGTGGCACGGGCGCGGTCTCGGCACCGCCGGGAAGGCGCGGCTCGGCGCTGCGGCCGCGGCCGGGATGGCGCTGGCGGGCATCGCCGTGGTGTGGGCCGCCTACCTCGCCGTCGACCCGCAGCTGCGCTGGACAGCGCCGGCGAACCTGCCCGCCGTGCACGGACTGCGCGGGCTGCTCATCGACTGGCTGCCGTTCCCGCAGCCCTACCGGGACGGAATGCGGGTCCAGTACGGCTTCGAGAACACGCTCTGGGAAGGCTTCCTCTTCGGGCGCCTCTATCACGGCTCGCTCTGGTACTACCTGCCGGCCGCGCTGCTGGTGAAGACGCCGCTGGGCATGCTGGCGCTGTGGCTCGCCGGTGCCGTCGCGATGGTCGCCGTACGCCGGTTGCGGCCCGCCGTGCCGTACGTCCTGATCCTGCCGGCCGTGCTGCTGGGTGCGGCCATGCAGGGCTCCCGGGATCTCGGTGTGCGCTACGCGCTTTTCGTGCCGGTGTTCCTCGCGGTCGCGGCGGCCGGTGTCGTCGCCTTCCGGTGGCGGTGGGGCCCTGTCGCCGCGGCGGGGCTGGTCCTGTTCGCCGCCGTGAGCTCGCTGCGGGCGTACCCCTACTATCTGCCGTACTCCAACGAGGTGTTCGGCGGGCCCGCGAAGACCCATCTGCGTCTGCACGACTCGAACGTCGACTGGGGGCAGGATCTGGGGCGCCTCGCCGAGCGCCTGGAGCGGGGGTATCCGGACGAGCGGGTGTGGCTCGTCTACAAGGGTGCCGGGGTTCCCTCGTACTACGGGATCGAGGCGGCCGATCCGCGCGTGGTGCCTCCCGGCAAGGTGCGGGGGCTGCTTGTGGTGTCCGACTCCGCCGTCGCCAAAGCCGGCGGGCGGCTGGCGGAACTGCTCGCCACCAGCACGCCGGTCGACGAGGTCGGCCACTCGATCACGATCTACCGCCGGTCCTGAGCCGGGCGTTGGGGTGCGCGGGTGGGTTTTTCGCCCCCTCCGCCTCTACCCGTCCCGTACCTGGGGCTCCGCCCCAGACCCCGCTCCTCAAACGCCGGAGGGGCTGATTTTTGGCCCTGACTTCTCCGCGCAGGACCCGGCGAGCGTGACCTTCGGGCCTGTTGCTGGCAGGTCGCGGTCACCATGCCTGATTTCAGGTCTCGGTCACCATGGCTGATTTCAGGTCTCGGTCACCGTGATGGCGCTGACCGGGCAGGCCCGCGCCGCCTCCCGCACCATGGGGTCGCCGCCGCCGTCCTCGCGGCCCGGCAGCAGCTCGCTGAATCCGTCATCGTCCTGGGTGAAGACGTTCGGGGCGGTGAGGGCGCACTGGCCCGCACCGATGCAGACGTCCTTGTCGATGGAGATCTTGATAGTCATGCCCGCAGCCTCTTACCAAGTCAGGGGGAGTTCCAGCATCCCCTGGATCGTGTCGCCCGGTTTGAAGGGGATGTCGTCCACCGGTGCGGCGAGCCGCAGCCCGGGGAACCGGTCGAAGAGCGACAGCAGTGCGATCTCCATCTCGGCGCGGGCGAGGTTCTGGCCGAGGCACTGGTGGATGCCGAAGCCGAAGGCGACGTGATGCCGGGCCGAGCGGTGCCAGTCCAGGGCGTCCGGTTCGGGGAAGGCGTGCCCGTCGCGGTTGATGACGGAGGTGGAAAAGATCACTCCCTCGTCGGCGCGGATCGTCTTCCCGGCGACCTCGATGTCCTCGGTGGCGACCCGCAGCAGCCCGTCCGCGATGGAGAGGAAACGCAGCATCTCCTCGACGGCGGCGGGCATCAGCGTCGGCTCGGCCCGCAGTTCGGCCAGCTGTTCCGGGTGCCTGAGCAGGGTGAACGTACCGAGCGAGATCATGTTCGCCGTCGTCTCGTGCCCGGCCACGAGCAGGATCGTCGCGAGCGAGATCAGCTCCGCGCGGTCCACCGTGCCCGCGCGCAGCTGATCCTGGATGAGCTCGTCGAGCAGCCCGTCGCCCGACTCCCGCTGTTTGCGGTCGATCAACGATACGAAGTACGCGTCCAGTTGGTCGCGCGCGTTCTTGATGTCGGCCGCGGCCGGACCGCGCAGCAGCCTGCGGGACTGTTCCTCGAAGAAGTCGTGGTCGGCGTACGGGACGCCGAGCAGGGCGCAGATCACCATGGAGGGCACGGGCAGCGCGAAGGCGTCCACCAGGTCGGCCGGCGGGCCCTGCGCCGCCATCCGTTCGAGGAGCTGGTCGACGGTCTCCTGAATGCGCGGGCGCAGCGTGGCGACCCGTTTGAGGGTGAAGCTCGGGACCAGCATGCGGCGCTGGATGTGGTGCTCGGGGTCGTCGAGGCCGAGCAGCGCGACGCGGCGGTCACGGACCTTGGCGAACCGCTCCGTGGGCGCCGGGAAGGAGGGCAGGGTCCGGTCCGACGACAGTCGCGGGTCGGTGAGCAGTTCACGGGCGGTGGTGTGGCCGGTGACCACCCACACGCCGCGCCCGTCGAACAGGGAGATCCGCGAGAGCGGGCGTGCCTCGCGCAAAGGGTCGTAGGCGGTCGGCGGGTGGTAAGGACACGTACGGTCCTGGGGGAAGGCGATCGGTTCCGCGGTGGGGGGTCCCGCCGTGGGGGGCTGTGTCGTGAGGGGCTCTGTCATGGATGACCTCGCAAGCGCTGGTTCCCTCTTGCCGATCTTCATTAGATGCCCCAGGCACCTATACGGCCACACAAAGTTCGGCCAGATGCGCCGGACGCGCGATCTGGCCGAAGCGTGGGGGGGACCGCCGCCGAGTTCCTCGGGTTTCCCACGTGTGTCGTCGCCCTGGCGGCGCACACATGGCCTGATCCACTCCAGCCTAACTCCGGGGTAATTCGCTTGCGTGGCCCATCCGGTGGCCCCAGGATCTACGCATGTCCATGATCGAAGCCTTCCTGCCGCCGACCCCCGCCGCCGCTCGTCCGGTGCGGGTCCAGCAGCAGCCCGGCCGACCGCGGAGGCCTGCGCTTCCGCGGTCGTGACCGCCGCGCTCGTCGCGGGGCTTCTCGCGGGGTATGGCATCGCCATCCCCGTCGGAGCGGTCGCGACCTACCTCGTCTCCCTCACCGCTCGTACCTCCCTGCGGACCGGCGTCTGCGCCGCCCTGGGCGTCGCGACCGCCGACGGACTCTATGCCCTGGTCGCCGCGCTCGGCGGTTCCGCGCTCGCGGGCACGCTGCAGCCGGTACTGCTCCCGCTGCGCTGGGCCTCGGGACTGGTCCTTGCGGCGCTCGCCATACGGGGGGCGGTCAGCGCCTTCCGCCAGTACCGCGGCCAACGGCTCGCCGCCCGGTCCGGAGAGGATCCGCCGCACCCGGCGCGCGCGTATCTGGCGCTGCTGGGGATCACCCTGCTCAACCCCACCACGGTGATCTACTTCACCGCGCTGGTGCTGGGAAGCCGTACGGCCGACGCGGTTCGCCCTCTGGAGCAGGGGGTGTTCGTCCTCGCCGCGTTCGCCGCGTCCGCGAGCTGGCAGCTCCTGCTCGCCGGGGGCGGCGCACTGCTCGGCCGGGCCCTGACGGGGCACCGGGGGCGGCTGGTGACGGCGCTCGCGTCGAGCGTCGTGATCACGGTGCTGGCCGTGCGGATGCTCGTGGCGCCGCCGTGACCGAGAAGAGCGGCGGGCGAAGGCGCGCGGCAAGAGACGCGAACGAGACGCGCGGAAAAGAGCGCGGACCGTCCTGTCACATGTCCCCGCCGGGCTCCGTCAGTGCAGTGACTGAGCAGTGCAGTGGCAGAGCAGAAGACGCCGCGAACTCTTGAGGAGCATGTCATGCAGGCACGGATGAAGAACCCGGCGATGATCCTTCCTGGCGCCATGGAGGCCATCCAGGGGCTGATCAAGGCCACCGGCAAGGGCGGTGTCCCGCAGGAGACCCTGGAGCTCATACACCTGCGGGCCAGCCAGATCAACGGGTGCAGCGCCTGTGTCGACGGGGGTGGCCGGGGCGCGAAGAAGGCAGGCATGACGGACGAGCGCCTGTGGTCCGTCGCGGCCTGGCGCGAGGCGCCGTACTACACGGACGCCGAGCGGGCCGCCCTGGCGCTGGCCGAGGAGATGACCCGGCTGGGTGACCGTTCCGGCGACGCGGTCTGCGACGAACTGTGGGACGAGGTCGCCGACCACTACGACGAGCAGCAGCTCGCCGCGCTCATCCTCTGGATCGCCACGACGAACTTCTTCAACCGGCTCAACGCGACGATCAAGGAGCCTGCGGGGGCCACCTGGGGGTGAGCTCCGGGGGCATGGCGCGGATGATTTGCGCCGGTGCCGCTGTTGCAGTCTGCTGAGAAGGAATCGGTACGACGCGACGATGGGACGGAAGTCATGCCTCTTGAGGGCGAGTACGAACCCAGCCCGACGCAGTGGGTGCGTGAGCAGGTGGAGCTGTACGAGAGCTCCGGGGGCACCAAGGGGACGACGCTGATGGACACCGGCCTGCCCGTCATCATTCTCACCACTCGCGGCGCCAAGAGCGGCAAGATCCGCAAGAGCCCGCTGATGCGCGTCGAGCACGACGGACGCTACGCGGTCGTCGCCTCGCTGGGCGGTGCCCCCAAGCACCCGGTCTGGTACTACAACGTCACGTCCGATCCCCACGTGGAGCTCCAGGACGGCCCCGTCCTCCAGGACATGACGGCCCGTGAGGTCACGGGTGAGGAGAAGGCGCTGTGGTGGGAGCGCGCGGTCGCCGCGTATCCCCCGTACGCCGACTACCAGAAGAAGACCGAGCGCGAGATCCCCGTCTTCGTGCTGGAGCCGACCGACTGACGCTCGCGCGAATTTCCTTGGAATCGGCGCGCATGATCCGCCCCCCACGGGGCATCCGAGCGTCAGGCCCCGCCGCGTTCCCCCGTCGCGGCGGGGCTTCCCTCTGTGACACGGCCGACGTCGACCGCCGAGCCAGAGGAGACCAGGTGTCCACGAAGCCCAAGAAGCTCAAACTCCCCCTCGCCTACAAGCTCCTCGGCTTCGTGCTGAGTTGGGCCGGCGGCGCCGTCGCCGGCCGTCCTCGGACAAGGGCGGCCGGGACTGAAGATCAGTCGGCCACTCGTCGGCCTCGCGCCAGGCCTGCACACGCCGCGGGATGATGCGGAAGTAGAGGCAGGCGGGGTGAGTTGACGTGCGTACGCGAACCATCTCGACGACACCGGGAGCGTACGGACGGGGGCGCTGGCGGATCTCGTCGTCCTGGACCGCGACCCGTACGCGGGGCGTCCGGAAGCGATCGGTGAGACGAAAGTGGCGCTCACGTATGTCGGCGGTGAGTGCGTGTACGAGGCACCGGAAGTCTGACTCGGACCTGTGCCGGGGGCTCTGCATCCGACACCACCTGCGGCGGGGCGAGTTGAGCGGCTCGCCCCGCATTTCACACCCGCATCACGCGTAATCGATCTCACACCATAGATCGTTTAGGCTCAGGGCAGTCTCGAAGTGCACTTGAGTCGTCAACTAGCGGCTCAAAATGAGCAGTTCGAGTCGGCGGGCGTCCATTCCAATCGCCCGCTCGCAGGGGCGGGGGCCTGCGTTATGTCTCAAGAGAGGATGCGAATGCCGCAGGACGTCAGGTTCGACCTCCCCTTCACCACCCCGGTCAGCGAGCACCTGGAGTACGCCCGAGAGCGCCATCTGCGCTGGGTGTGGGACATGGGACTGGTGCGCAGCCAGGCCGGGTTCGAGGAGTACCAGTCCTGGGACCTTCCCGAGGCGGCGGCACGAACCTACCCCCACGCCTCGGCCGACGACATGGTCGTCCTGATGAACTGGTTCTCCCTGGCCTTCCTGTTCGACGACCAGTTCGACACGGGACAACCCGACCGCGCCGACCGCATAGCGGAGGTCGCACGAGAACTGATCGTCACGCCGCTGCGTCCCGCCGGGACCGCTCCCCGGGTGGTGTGCCCGATCACCGTGGCCTGGGCCGAGGTCTGGGCCCATCTCTCGGATGGCATGTCCCTGACCTGGCGGACCCGGTTCGCCGCGTCCTGGGGACGCTTCCTCGTGGCGCACACCGAGGAGGTCGACCTCGCGGCGCAGGGCCTGGAGGGCACGCTCGGCCTCAAGGAGTACGCCGAGTTCCGGCGCCGTACGGTGGGCATCCACCACAGCATCGACGCCGGTGAGCGCAGCCGGCGCTTCGAGGTGCCGCCTCAGGTGCAGGCGCATCCGCTGATGATCCGGATGCGGGACCTGGCCTCGGACACCATCGGGTTCATGAACGACATCCACTCCTTCGAGCGCGAGAAGCGCCGGGGAGACGGACACAACCTGATCGCCGTGCTGCACCGCGAGACCGGCTGCACGTGGGAGGAGGCCGCCGCCGAGGCGTACAGGATGACCACGGAATGCCTCGACGAGTACCTCGAACTGGAGGCGCGCGTCCCGCAGATGTGCGAGGAGCTCGGCCTGAGCGCCGAGCAGCGTGTCCAGGTGCGGATGGGCGTGGAGGCCATCCAGCACTGGATCAACGGCAATTACGAATGGGCCCTGACCACGGGCCGCTACGCCGCCGCGAAGGAAGGCCCGGCCGCCACCGCGGAGTTGGCGGGCAAGGGGTCCTTGGACGATCTGCTCGCGGTGTGACGGACGGTTTCTGCCCGGCCGGAGTGCTCCGGCCGGGCAGAAACGTCACAGAAACGATCAGGCTCCGGCGACCTGCGCTGCGAACTCGACGGGCAGGGAGTCGAGCCGTGCCTCCCAGGTGGAGGCGGTCGAGGTGAGTTCGTCGGGCGTGACGGCCAGGCGCAGGCCCGGCAGCCGGTGCAGCAGCACGTCGACGGCCGTCTCGATGATGGCCTGGCCGATGTTCTGGCCCGGGCACTCGTGGGCGCCGCCGCTGAACGCCAAATGCGACTGGTTGCCCTGGACGGAGACACCCGCGTCGGGCCGGATGTCCGGGTCGAGGTTGCCCGCAGTGAGACCGAGCACCAGGAGGTCGCCCTCCTTGATGTGGTGGCCGCCGAGTTCGAGATCGGTGGCGGCGAAGCGCCCCGGCAGGACCGCCAGGGGCGGGGTGTTCCACATGACCTCCTCGACGACGGCGGAGACGTTCAGCTGTCCGCTCACCAGACCCGCCAGGCGGGAGGTGTCGGTGAGGATCAGCTGCAGCACCCGGGCCAGCAGATTGCTGGTGGTGATGTGCGCGGTGATCAGCACCAGGCGCAGATGGCTGAGGATCTCGTCCTCGTCGAGGCCGGCGTGGTGCCCGATCAGCCCGGTGGTGAAGTCGGCGCCGGGCTCGGCACGCTTGCGGTCGGCGAGTTCCCCGAGGATCCGCATGATGCGGTCGTTGTGGGCGACGGCGTCCTCACCGCCCTTGATGACCTGGGCGCAGGAGACTGCCAGGTTGTGGCCCTCGCCCGCCGGGAGCCCGAAGAGCCTGGTCAGCACGAGCATCGGCAGGTACTCGGCGTAGTCGGACACCAGGTCGGCTTTGCCTCCGTTCGCGAACGCGTCGATCTGCTTGTTCGCGAAGTGCGTGACATGGCGCCGGATCCCGCGGCCCGCCACCGTCAGCAGGTTGTCGGTGACCGCCCCGCGCAGCCTGCGGTGCGGCTCGCCGTCCTGGGACACACAGTCGGGGCGCCAGCCGAGCATCGGGATCAGCGGTGAGGAGTCTTCGACGCGGCCCTCCTTCCAGTCCCGCCAGATCCGCGCGTCACGGCTGAACTGGCGGGGGTTGTCGAGCACGCGCCGGTTCTCCCGGTAGCCGAGGACCAGCCAGGCGGGAATGTCGCCCTCGAGGAGGATCGGCGCCACCGCCCCGTACTCCTTGCGCAGCCGCGCGTAGATGCCGTGGGGATCGAGCGCCGCCTCCGCCCCGTACAGCCGGGTGAGATCGCCCGCGCCGCCGTGCGCGACGGGGCAACCGCGGGGGACGTCGGGTCCGTCTAAGGGCTGGTCGTTCATCGGGGCTCCATAGCGACGGCAGAGCGTTCCTTGAGGTGACGTATCAGCGCGATCAGCACGTCACGGCTGGAGGACCGGTCGCGGGCGTCACAGGCCACGATCGGAGTGTGCGGGGAGATGTCCAGGGCGTCGCGGATCTCTTCGATCGGGTGGTCCTGGGAGTCGGGGAAGACGTTCAGGGCGATGACGAAGGGGACGTTCTGCCGCTCCATCTCCTCGATGGCCCGGAAGCTGGAGGCCAGCCGCCGGGTGTCCACCAGGACGACCGCGCCGAGGGCACCCTTGAACAGGCCGTTCCACAGGAACCAGAACCGCTCCTGGCCGGGCGTGCCGAACAGGTACAGCACCAGTTCGTCGTTGATGCCGATCTTGCCGAAGTCCAGGCTGACGGTGGTCTCCGTCTTGTCCACCACGCCGATCAGGTTGTCGACGCCGGCACTGGCCTGGGTCAGTGTCTCCTCCGTGGTCAGCGGCTTGATGTCGCTGACCGAGCGCACCATGGTGGTCTTGCCGGTGCCGAAGCCGCCGGCGATCATCACCTTCACCGAGCGGGTGCCGCCGCCCGCACCCCGGTCGGGGTGGTCAAAGCCTTTGAAGTCCACTGAGTACCTCCTCAAGGAGCGCGAGGTCGGCCCCGCTGCCGGCGTCCGACGCCGGGATGGGATGACGGGCTTCGACGCGGCCTGCGTCCAGCAGATCGGCCAGGAGCACCGCGAGAATGTTGAAGGGCAATCCGAGGTGGGCGCCCAGTTCGGCCACCGAGAACGGATCGCGGCAGCGCCGGATGATCTCCTCGTGCTCGTGCTGCATGCCGGGTACGGCCGCTGCGCGGGAGACGATGAGGGTCGCCACGTCAAGGCCCGACGCCGAACCGCCCGGTCCGCTGCGGCCACCGGTGAGGACGTAGTAGCGCTCGA
This genomic interval from Streptomyces dengpaensis contains the following:
- a CDS encoding DUF742 domain-containing protein; the encoded protein is MSAPRRPTDPSGLERYYVLTGGRSGPGGSASGLDVATLIVSRAAAVPGMQHEHEEIIRRCRDPFSVAELGAHLGLPFNILAVLLADLLDAGRVEARHPIPASDAGSGADLALLEEVLSGLQRL